The following nucleotide sequence is from Atribacterota bacterium.
GTCAACGACATGAATCAGGTCAAGGTCTTTGCAAATTTTGCGAATGATTGCTGAAGGCCAATTTCCTCGGGGTTCAAATCCCCATAAAAATGGATTTCTTTCCAGTTTTCGGAAAAAGTGTGAAAGGTTGGTGAGGTTTTCGGAAGTCGGCTGGAAAGAGGGAGGGCATTGGATAACGATGACTTTGGCTTGGAGAATATGGGCTTCGTAAAGGGTGATGGTGATGCTTTCTTCAACCTCGGGAGTATTCTTAAAGAAACCCAGATTGTGAGGGACGAAGTGGGGTGGAAGTTTCGCTCGGCGATAGGTGGGAGACGTATGGGGATGAGTGATTCCTTGAAACGCTTTCATGGTGAAGATGAAAGAAGAAGGTGCTCCTTTTCGGAGGTTAAGAAGGTTTTTCTCGGAGAGCGGCGTATAAAAGGTCTTCTGGATTTCGACCACGTCGAGTTGTTGAAAGAGCGAAATTCGTGAGACTGGAAGTCCGCAT
It contains:
- a CDS encoding DUF72 domain-containing protein produces the protein MIRVGVCGLPVSRISLFQQLDVVEIQKTFYTPLSEKNLLNLRKGAPSSFIFTMKAFQGITHPHTSPTYRRAKLPPHFVPHNLGFFKNTPEVEESITITLYEAHILQAKVIVIQCPPSFQPTSENLTNLSHFFRKLERNPFLWGFEPRGNWPSAIIRKICKDLDLIHVVDPFYAFPTTGSIQYFRLHGKGSYHYRYTQEEIRILAQKLKEIQKETFCLFNNTFMLENALELKGALATESNPN